AAATGCTCGAAAAAGAGGGATTTGCCGTTGTTAGGTCAGCAGGAAGCAAAAAAGTTGATATAGTTGCAGGGAATGGTAGGCTTTACCTCTGCATTGAGGTTAAAACCACGAGGAGCGATAAACTCTATTTAAGCGAGGAAGAGGTTGAGAATATAAAAAGCTTTGCCAACAGATTTGGAGGAAAAGGAATCCTTGCCGTCAAATTCACAAACAACGGATGGTATTTTTTTGATGCTGAAAAGCTAAAAAAGAGCGGAAAAAATTATAGAATAACCCTTCAAACGGCAAAGCATAAAGCCAAAACCTTTGACGAAATAGTTGGTAAGCAAAAATCTTTAATCGAGGTGATTGGAAGTGAATAAAAGAGCCATTGTTTTGATAACACTCCTATTTTTGCTCCCTATCCCAAAGACAAGTGCCCAGCCTTCTCTGTTGCTTGAAGTCACTCAAAAAAGCTTCGAAGCAAAACCCGGAGAAACTATCTCAGTCCCGGTTACGCTGAGCAATATTGGTAACGAAACGGCAGAGAATATAACCCTTTACATCTCTGGGCCACTCATTGAAGGTCTCCTTTACTACCAAGATGTCATAAAAAAGCTTGAACCCGGAGAAAAAGTGGAGAGAACTCTACCCATATATGTTGAAAACCCCAAAGCCGGAGTTTACGACCTCAAAGTGGTGGCAAGAGTAGGAGCGGTGCTTATTGAAGTTCCAGTATCCCTGAGAGTTCTCACAAGAGTGAGCTATTCAATTGATATAGACGTTAAGGACAGGTATCTCTTTGGGGAAGACGTTGCCATAAAACTGAAGGTTTCCTCTTCCTCCAACGGGATAATCTTTGGAGATGTTTCTTATGAGATCTACAGGGAAAACGCCTCAATTGCAGAAAAGGCAATTCACAACATCTTCCTTTACCCCGAATATCCAGAAAACAAGTGGGAGTATGTGATATTTCTTCCCAAGCCAGACGTGGGAAAATACACAGTTGTTATGAGAACCAGCTTTGGGGGAATCTCAAAAACAATTACAAAAAGCTTTGAAGTCTATCAAAGAAAGCTGAAGTATGAGACAAAATTCGAAAAGGGCATAATATACGTGAGAATTTTAGACGAAAAAGGAGAGGGAGTGGAAGGACTACCGGTAATAATAGAGGGCACCAAGCTGAAGACGAATTCTTATGGAATAGCTTTCGTTGAGGCAAAGGAACCCGGAACTTACCACATCACATTGAATCTCGATGGTAAGATTGTTGAGACGTTCGTTGAGGTTAAAAAGCTCTTCATGGCCTATGAACAGAAAAACGAGACGCTTTTAGTCTACGTTAAAGACTCGGCAGGAAAAGGAATAGGGAACGTGACCATAGAAGCTATAGGGCCAATTGGAAAAACTTACGCCGTAACCGATGAGAACGGAACAGCGGCGATAAACCTAAACGAGACCGGCTTTGGAAGCATCTCTCTAAAAGCCGAAAGCGATAGGTATCTTGGCGCTGAGGCAATAATAACCGTCAGGGAACCAAAAAGGCCAGAAGCCGAGACTCCAACCCAAACGACTCCCACCCCAATAAACCAGACAACACCGGTCTCTCCAGTGAAGCCGAAGGACTATGGAAACCTGCCCATAATTTTGGTTCTCTCCGCAATAATCTTCGGGAGCACCTCCTATTTAGCTCTTTTCAAGCCCCTTAAATTCGAAGAACAGCTCGATAAATACTACTTCGTAAAGGTGAGGGCCCCGAGACTGAGAGAACTTAGCAACTTCAGGTATGAAAAAGCAATAAACGCCATCGATGCAAGGGCAACAAAAGGAAAGGTAGCAATAGAGGACGGTAAAGTAATATGGGAGATAGACAAACTTGAACCCGGAGAAGAGGCCTTTTTGCAGGTTATTCTCTGAATCTTCCCTTTTCTTCGGAAAAATTTTTA
The Thermococcus sp. 2319x1 DNA segment above includes these coding regions:
- the hjc gene encoding Holliday junction resolvase Hjc gives rise to the protein MRYRKGASAERELIKMLEKEGFAVVRSAGSKKVDIVAGNGRLYLCIEVKTTRSDKLYLSEEEVENIKSFANRFGGKGILAVKFTNNGWYFFDAEKLKKSGKNYRITLQTAKHKAKTFDEIVGKQKSLIEVIGSE
- a CDS encoding CARDB domain-containing protein is translated as MNKRAIVLITLLFLLPIPKTSAQPSLLLEVTQKSFEAKPGETISVPVTLSNIGNETAENITLYISGPLIEGLLYYQDVIKKLEPGEKVERTLPIYVENPKAGVYDLKVVARVGAVLIEVPVSLRVLTRVSYSIDIDVKDRYLFGEDVAIKLKVSSSSNGIIFGDVSYEIYRENASIAEKAIHNIFLYPEYPENKWEYVIFLPKPDVGKYTVVMRTSFGGISKTITKSFEVYQRKLKYETKFEKGIIYVRILDEKGEGVEGLPVIIEGTKLKTNSYGIAFVEAKEPGTYHITLNLDGKIVETFVEVKKLFMAYEQKNETLLVYVKDSAGKGIGNVTIEAIGPIGKTYAVTDENGTAAINLNETGFGSISLKAESDRYLGAEAIITVREPKRPEAETPTQTTPTPINQTTPVSPVKPKDYGNLPIILVLSAIIFGSTSYLALFKPLKFEEQLDKYYFVKVRAPRLRELSNFRYEKAINAIDARATKGKVAIEDGKVIWEIDKLEPGEEAFLQVIL